A part of Victivallis lenta genomic DNA contains:
- a CDS encoding class I SAM-dependent DNA methyltransferase: MKRLFRRKRKNPNSQEIGLRIANIFGRYFLKTDHLHYGFWPEGLPVALENLPKAQDLYTEFLRARIPEGVRSILDVGCGTGHNAEVLLAAGYEVDCVSPSPYLSSVTRSKLLDRGTLFECIFEDLPAGKKYDCLLFSESFQYIDLDTVFAKMPVFLNPGGCVIISDFFRIPGKGSSAMGGGHRLSRFRDKLAASGFTLEYEQDITDNTAPNLQLVDEALQQVAVPIRDLVLDELSTHHRWAWLPGRWIGRLFFRRKLEKLDYKYFSGSRNAENFKEHKRYCCFVLRQEKAAREPGLAAERPGRMNWKAAAL; encoded by the coding sequence ATGAAACGATTGTTCCGGCGCAAGCGCAAAAATCCGAATTCTCAGGAAATCGGATTGCGCATCGCCAATATTTTCGGCCGTTACTTCCTGAAAACCGACCATCTTCATTACGGCTTCTGGCCGGAAGGGCTCCCCGTCGCCCTCGAAAACCTGCCGAAGGCGCAGGACCTCTACACCGAATTCCTGCGCGCCCGGATTCCGGAAGGCGTCAGAAGCATTCTCGACGTCGGCTGCGGCACCGGCCACAACGCCGAAGTGCTGCTGGCTGCGGGATACGAAGTCGACTGCGTTTCGCCGAGCCCGTATCTCTCTTCGGTGACCCGGAGCAAGCTGCTCGACCGCGGCACCTTGTTCGAGTGCATTTTCGAAGACCTGCCGGCCGGAAAGAAATACGACTGCCTGCTGTTCAGCGAAAGTTTTCAATATATCGACCTCGACACGGTGTTCGCAAAGATGCCGGTGTTCCTGAATCCGGGCGGCTGTGTGATCATCTCCGATTTCTTCCGGATTCCGGGAAAAGGGTCGAGCGCCATGGGCGGCGGCCACCGGCTGAGCCGGTTCCGCGACAAACTCGCCGCATCGGGCTTCACGCTCGAATACGAGCAGGATATCACGGACAATACTGCACCGAACCTGCAGCTGGTGGACGAAGCGCTGCAACAGGTGGCCGTTCCGATCCGCGACCTTGTGCTGGACGAGCTTTCGACCCACCACCGCTGGGCGTGGCTGCCGGGACGCTGGATCGGCCGGCTCTTCTTCCGCCGCAAGCTCGAAAAGCTTGATTACAAATACTTCAGCGGCTCCCGCAACGCCGAAAACTTCAAAGAGCACAAACGGTACTGCTGCTTTGTGCTGAGGCAGGAAAAAGCGGCCAGGGAACCCGGTCTCGCCGCGGAACGGCCCGGCCGGATGAACTGGAAAGCCGCGGCGCTGTAA
- the arfB gene encoding alternative ribosome rescue aminoacyl-tRNA hydrolase ArfB → MALALPGIRPLMLLAGKIFVLESELNWQFAQSGGPGGQNVNKVCTAVRLSWNLRGSPSVPEQFRDRLLARLGPRLNEAGELVVTAREERTQHANRRIALAKLDALLAEAMTVRKMRRPTKPTAASVRRRLESKSRRSELKNSRRGPLDEE, encoded by the coding sequence ATGGCTCTCGCTCTTCCGGGAATTCGTCCGCTGATGCTGCTGGCCGGAAAAATCTTTGTGCTGGAGTCCGAGCTGAACTGGCAGTTTGCGCAGTCCGGCGGCCCCGGCGGGCAGAATGTGAACAAAGTCTGCACGGCGGTCCGGCTCAGCTGGAATCTGCGCGGATCGCCGTCGGTGCCGGAGCAGTTCCGCGACCGGCTGCTGGCCCGGCTCGGCCCGCGCCTCAACGAGGCGGGCGAGCTCGTCGTCACGGCCCGGGAAGAACGTACGCAGCACGCGAACCGGCGCATCGCGCTCGCAAAGCTTGATGCGCTTCTGGCGGAGGCGATGACCGTCCGCAAAATGCGGCGGCCGACGAAACCGACGGCCGCGTCGGTCCGGCGGCGGCTCGAGTCGAAAAGCCGCCGCTCCGAGCTCAAGAATTCCCGCCGCGGCCCTCTGGACGAGGAGTGA
- a CDS encoding deoxyguanosinetriphosphate triphosphohydrolase, producing MMEWKKLLSPHRVGSSRPGEISQARSPFQRDFDRIVFSSSFRRLQDKTQVFPLAKTDYVRTRLTHSLEASSVARSLGSAVGVHLCREFDMGDAQPSDVGAAVAAAALAHDIGNPPLGHAGEEAIRHWFTHSPVGKAMRDVMNDDEAADFEFYEGNAQGFRVLTRLEMPDQAGGMQLTCATLAAFAKYPCASRVMVRPTGVAGKKFNFFRAEEQLFREMAEHTGLVQTGPWAWQRHPLAYLVEAADDIAYRIVDFEDGQRLGLVSYQELEQLFLEIIDSERSAEYVATIASPLRKSEFLRAQVIGRLVGECTKAFIDHHEELLSGTLEKPLLSYIGCQEPLRRIEARSTRDIYQHRAVAEVIGAGFEMVSGMLDIFVPCVNEMALEATGGKTASFRSRRLSALLPDMAENLADEEWRRSAYLRLLRVLDYVSGMTDSYAVSLFQKLKGISL from the coding sequence ATGATGGAATGGAAGAAGCTTTTGTCTCCCCACCGGGTCGGGAGTTCGCGTCCCGGGGAAATCTCACAGGCGCGGTCGCCGTTTCAGCGCGACTTCGACCGGATTGTTTTTTCGAGTTCGTTCCGGCGGCTTCAGGATAAGACCCAGGTGTTTCCGCTCGCCAAGACCGACTATGTCCGCACCCGGCTGACCCACAGCCTCGAAGCCAGTTCGGTCGCGCGTTCGCTCGGCAGCGCGGTCGGCGTCCACCTGTGCCGGGAGTTCGATATGGGCGATGCGCAGCCGAGCGACGTCGGCGCAGCCGTTGCGGCCGCCGCACTTGCGCACGACATCGGCAACCCCCCGCTCGGACATGCGGGAGAGGAGGCGATCCGCCACTGGTTCACCCATTCGCCGGTCGGGAAGGCGATGCGCGACGTCATGAATGACGACGAAGCCGCCGATTTCGAGTTCTACGAAGGCAATGCGCAGGGCTTCCGGGTGCTGACCCGGCTCGAAATGCCGGATCAGGCCGGCGGAATGCAGTTGACCTGTGCGACGCTGGCGGCGTTTGCGAAGTATCCGTGCGCCTCGCGCGTCATGGTCAGGCCGACCGGAGTGGCCGGCAAGAAGTTCAATTTTTTCCGCGCCGAGGAACAGTTGTTCAGGGAGATGGCCGAGCACACCGGGCTGGTCCAGACCGGGCCGTGGGCGTGGCAGCGTCATCCGCTCGCGTATCTGGTCGAGGCGGCGGATGACATCGCCTACCGGATCGTCGACTTCGAGGACGGCCAGCGGCTCGGGCTCGTGTCCTATCAGGAACTTGAGCAGCTCTTTCTGGAGATCATCGATTCGGAGCGTTCGGCCGAGTATGTCGCGACCATCGCTTCGCCGCTGCGCAAATCCGAATTCCTGCGGGCGCAGGTCATCGGCCGGCTGGTCGGGGAGTGCACGAAAGCGTTTATCGATCATCACGAGGAACTGCTGTCCGGAACGCTCGAAAAACCGCTGCTGTCCTACATCGGCTGCCAGGAGCCGCTGCGGCGGATCGAGGCGCGCAGCACGCGCGACATTTATCAGCACCGGGCGGTCGCCGAGGTCATCGGCGCCGGGTTCGAAATGGTGTCGGGCATGCTTGACATCTTCGTGCCGTGCGTGAACGAGATGGCGCTCGAAGCGACCGGAGGAAAAACCGCTTCGTTCCGCAGCCGCCGGTTGTCGGCCCTGCTGCCGGACATGGCGGAGAATCTCGCGGACGAGGAGTGGAGACGCAGTGCCTATCTGCGGCTGCTGCGTGTGCTCGATTACGTCTCCGGCATGACCGATTCGTACGCGGTCAGCCTCTTTCAGAAGCTGAAGGGGATTTCGCTGTAA
- a CDS encoding ABC transporter ATP-binding protein, with the protein MAEAAENQAAEQSAEAQFRVEHYHWREIFRRFAPLLAPYRFRMLGTAVLLMLVGAAFAAVPLFPKYVIDTAIKTHGREDGIYYALAAAAVFLVVECGRTFLWYQAMSNVYLIQQSVVFHLRAQSFNHLQKLCLSFHSKFPSGFLYERVFGNSINALGTFIQSFMQQFATFVTGLFFSLFVCLYLSWQLTLVIIAGAACYVFVARKLSKRIYTKSKESAQAGMRVTEVIMDKLHGHKTIQAFIMEEQVQREFEDEIWTAQRKWLSSVMESMKLSLTTENISYLLTATVVVTGAYMVLDENMEIGTLVAFVGYQATLITVIQSLTNVYGQFTTTRVAFDQLFTVLDTHSDIEECERPVPVPAEVCGGLELRHVDFGYEPDQLILKDASLVIPARQTVALVGRSGCGKTTVTNLLMRFYDPSGGAVLLDGTDIRKLPLHDYRALFGVVLQDPYLFDTTIFENLHCANPKADEAAVIEALKKARAWEFVEKLPGQLRFRVGERGSRLSGGQRQRLAIARCMLLESRIVLLDEATSALDPESEAIIQQSFDALSHQKTVLIIAHRLNTLRHVDRIIVMDQGRVVESGSYEELLGKGGLFAELHAIATAGMIREARMAEAGFA; encoded by the coding sequence CCAGGCGGCGGAACAATCGGCGGAAGCGCAGTTCCGGGTCGAACACTATCATTGGCGTGAAATTTTCCGGCGGTTTGCCCCGCTGCTCGCGCCGTACAGATTCCGGATGCTCGGCACGGCGGTGCTGCTGATGCTGGTCGGCGCGGCGTTCGCGGCCGTGCCGCTCTTTCCGAAATACGTCATCGATACCGCAATCAAGACTCACGGCAGGGAGGACGGCATCTATTATGCGCTGGCGGCGGCGGCGGTCTTTCTCGTGGTCGAGTGCGGGCGCACCTTCCTCTGGTATCAGGCCATGAGCAATGTCTATCTGATCCAGCAGTCGGTGGTGTTTCACCTCCGCGCGCAGTCGTTCAACCATCTGCAGAAGCTCTGTCTGTCGTTTCACAGCAAATTCCCGTCCGGTTTCCTGTACGAACGGGTGTTCGGCAATTCGATCAATGCGCTCGGCACCTTCATCCAGAGCTTCATGCAGCAGTTCGCCACTTTTGTGACCGGGCTTTTCTTCAGTCTTTTCGTCTGCCTCTATCTGTCGTGGCAGCTCACGCTGGTCATCATCGCCGGGGCGGCCTGCTATGTCTTCGTCGCCCGGAAGCTGTCGAAGCGGATCTACACGAAATCGAAGGAGTCGGCGCAGGCCGGCATGCGCGTGACCGAGGTGATTATGGATAAGCTGCACGGCCACAAGACGATTCAGGCTTTCATCATGGAAGAACAGGTCCAGCGCGAATTCGAGGATGAAATCTGGACCGCCCAGCGCAAGTGGCTGTCGAGCGTCATGGAGTCGATGAAGCTCTCGCTGACCACCGAAAACATCAGCTATCTGCTGACCGCGACCGTCGTGGTGACCGGCGCCTATATGGTGCTCGACGAGAATATGGAGATCGGCACGCTCGTCGCGTTCGTCGGCTATCAGGCGACGCTGATCACGGTCATTCAGTCGCTGACCAACGTTTACGGGCAGTTCACGACCACGCGCGTCGCTTTCGATCAGCTGTTCACGGTGCTCGACACGCACAGCGACATCGAGGAGTGCGAACGCCCGGTGCCGGTTCCGGCGGAGGTCTGCGGCGGGCTTGAGCTGCGCCACGTCGATTTCGGTTACGAGCCGGATCAGCTGATCCTGAAGGATGCGAGTCTGGTCATTCCGGCGCGGCAGACCGTCGCGCTCGTCGGCCGTTCCGGCTGCGGAAAGACGACGGTGACGAATCTGCTGATGCGTTTCTACGATCCGTCCGGCGGCGCGGTTCTGCTCGACGGGACGGATATCCGCAAACTGCCGCTGCACGACTACCGCGCGCTTTTCGGCGTGGTGCTGCAGGACCCGTATCTGTTCGACACGACGATCTTTGAAAATCTGCACTGCGCGAATCCGAAGGCGGACGAGGCGGCGGTGATCGAGGCGCTCAAAAAAGCGCGCGCCTGGGAGTTCGTCGAGAAGCTTCCGGGGCAGCTCCGGTTCCGGGTGGGCGAACGCGGCAGCCGTCTTTCGGGCGGCCAGCGCCAGCGGCTTGCGATTGCGCGCTGCATGCTGCTTGAGAGCCGGATCGTGCTGCTTGACGAAGCGACCAGCGCGCTCGATCCGGAGAGCGAGGCGATCATTCAGCAGAGTTTCGACGCTTTGAGCCATCAGAAAACCGTGCTGATCATCGCGCACCGCCTCAATACGCTGCGGCATGTGGACCGGATCATTGTGATGGATCAGGGACGCGTGGTCGAATCGGGCTCGTACGAGGAGCTGCTCGGGAAGGGCGGACTCTTTGCGGAGCTCCACGCCATCGCCACGGCCGGAATGATCCGCGAGGCCCGCATGGCCGAAGCCGGATTTGCGTGA